A window of Candidatus Poribacteria bacterium genomic DNA:
GTCTGCGTAAGGTGGATGGCTAACGCCGCCCGTACGCAGACTAATGCCGGCGGTGACAATACCGGTTGTTTGAAGTTCCTGAACCGCGCGATACGTTTTCATAATTTATTTGTAGTCTTCTCGTGGCGGACTAAAGATGTCAAGCGCAACAGCGGGCTCTTCAAACGCCCTCGCGCTGTGCGTCACGTTGGAAGGGATAAGGTAAGCGTCCCCCTTTTTGAGTATCCGAGCGTCGCCATCAATGGACAGTTCAAAGGTCCCCTCGAGGACCATTCCCATCTGTTCATGTGGATGACTGTGCTCAGCAACGACACTATGCGGTTGCAAATTGACAAAGGACATCATTACTTTTTCACCGTGAAGCGTCCGAATACTTGCGCCATCGAACACTTGCTTTTCCGGCTGCTCATCAATGAGAAAAAAGGGCATCGGTTATGCGTGTCTCCTGTTTAGATATGTATTATCGTTGTCAGCGAATGTATGACCTTTCTATGGAAATGGGATATCGGGTGTGGCAGGCTCGACGTAGAGAAGCCTTTTACAACTTGAACAGTAGACTTGCTTCTCATACTTTTGAGCTTCCTTGAGGGTCTGCGGTTGAATAGTGATGCGGCAACTGGTACAGATCCCGTTTTTGCTGAGTGCGACGAAACCCGTTTTTGCTCGTGTTGCGCCGGACTGATTTGCGAACTGTGCCTTCATCCAGCGGTGATATTCGTCTCTGCGTCTTTTGTCGATTTTAGGAAGAAACGCCTTGCGCCGCTTTAACTTTTCATCCTTCTCAGTTTCTAAGTCCTTGAGTTCTTGTTGGAGTTGTGCGGTTTCAGAAGCGGTCTTCTGTTTTTCTCGGTTTACTTCAGTTTCCAATGCCGCCAGTTCTTCTTTGAGTTGATCGCTTTTCTCCATAAGCATTAAGATAACATCTTCTGCTTCGGCATCCTCATCATCAAGATATTCGATTTGGCGCTCAAGCGCATCATAAGCCTCGTTTGTCTTCACAATTCGCTGTTCATCTCGATATTTTTCGCGTTGTACAGCGTTCATTTCAAGTTCAGCGTTTTTGGATCGTTGTTCTCTCTCCACCTCGCCAAGTTCCGCTGATTTCGCTGCTCTATCCTCTTCGCACTGCACAACCGTCGCCTCTAATTGCTCAATGCTACGTGGGATCTCTTGAAGTTTTTGCTGGATCGACAATAGTTCTTGGTCCCGCTCTTGTAATTGGTATAATAAAGAGAGTT
This region includes:
- a CDS encoding cupin domain-containing protein; translated protein: MPFFLIDEQPEKQVFDGASIRTLHGEKVMMSFVNLQPHSVVAEHSHPHEQMGMVLEGTFELSIDGDARILKKGDAYLIPSNVTHSARAFEEPAVALDIFSPPREDYK